From Aquificaceae bacterium, one genomic window encodes:
- a CDS encoding aconitate hydratase, protein MAKGTVAYKILKEHLVSGKLIPGEEIAIKIDQTLTQDATGTMAYLQFEAMGVDRVKTELSVSYIDHNMLQTDFRNPDDHKYLMSIAKRYGIWLSKPGNGICHQVHVERFAKPGKTLLGSDSHTPTSGGVGMIAIGAGGLDVAAAMAGEPFYLKMPKIVGVKLTGKMPEWVTAKDIILELLRRLTVKGGVGKIFEYFGEGIKELSVPERATITNMGAELGATTSIFPSDEITRAYLKAQGREQDWIELLPDPDAEYDEVIEINLSELEPLIACPHSPDNVVPVREVEGIKVDQVVIGSCTNSSFVDLTRAGKMLEGRKVHPDVIFAVAPGSKQALELITQNGILLNFLKAGARILESACGPCIGMGYAPPSGGVSIRSFNRNFEGRSGTPDAKVYLASPEVCVACAIAGEIIDPRKLAEREGIKWIRVELPERFPYGDEAFIPPLPEEEARKVEIYRGPNIKPLPEFDEMPELIEGEVSLIVGDNITTDHIMPAGAKILPLRSNIYAISEYVYHYVDPEFVSRAKKIRDEKGKANIIIGGENYGQGSSREHAALAPRFLGVRAVIAKSFARIHHANLVNFGIVPLEFVNKEDYSKFSLGDEIEIPELTQRLRAGQEVVVINKTTGEQIVCKYSLTPKQVSVLLAGGLLNWIKKKQKVEV, encoded by the coding sequence ATGGCAAAGGGAACAGTCGCTTACAAAATACTAAAGGAGCACCTTGTGAGCGGAAAGCTAATACCCGGTGAGGAGATAGCCATAAAGATAGACCAAACCCTCACACAGGATGCAACTGGAACTATGGCTTATCTCCAGTTTGAAGCAATGGGAGTGGATAGGGTCAAAACGGAGCTTTCTGTTAGCTACATAGACCACAATATGCTACAAACGGACTTTAGAAACCCAGATGACCATAAATATCTTATGAGCATTGCCAAAAGGTATGGCATATGGCTTTCCAAACCCGGTAATGGTATATGTCATCAAGTTCATGTGGAAAGGTTTGCAAAGCCTGGAAAAACACTTCTTGGCTCAGACTCTCACACACCTACCTCTGGCGGTGTGGGTATGATAGCCATAGGTGCGGGTGGTCTTGACGTGGCTGCGGCGATGGCTGGTGAACCCTTTTATCTAAAAATGCCAAAGATAGTAGGTGTAAAGCTAACTGGTAAGATGCCAGAGTGGGTAACCGCAAAGGATATAATTCTTGAGCTCTTAAGAAGGTTAACGGTAAAGGGTGGTGTAGGAAAGATTTTTGAATACTTTGGAGAGGGTATAAAAGAGCTTTCTGTGCCAGAGAGGGCAACCATAACCAACATGGGAGCGGAGCTTGGTGCAACCACTTCTATATTTCCATCTGATGAGATAACAAGGGCGTATCTTAAAGCTCAAGGCAGGGAGCAGGACTGGATAGAGCTTTTGCCAGACCCAGATGCGGAGTATGATGAAGTAATTGAGATAAACCTTTCTGAGCTTGAACCACTAATAGCCTGCCCTCATTCACCCGACAATGTGGTGCCTGTGAGAGAAGTGGAAGGTATAAAGGTAGACCAGGTAGTAATAGGCTCTTGCACAAACTCCTCCTTTGTGGACCTTACAAGAGCAGGCAAGATGCTTGAAGGAAGGAAGGTTCATCCAGATGTTATATTTGCGGTAGCCCCTGGCTCAAAGCAAGCCCTTGAGCTTATAACTCAGAATGGTATTCTCCTTAACTTTCTAAAGGCAGGAGCGAGGATATTGGAAAGTGCCTGTGGTCCATGCATAGGTATGGGATACGCGCCACCAAGCGGTGGAGTGTCCATTAGGAGCTTTAACAGAAACTTTGAAGGAAGGTCTGGCACGCCCGATGCGAAAGTATACCTTGCATCTCCAGAGGTTTGTGTAGCCTGTGCCATAGCGGGAGAGATAATAGACCCAAGAAAATTAGCAGAGAGAGAGGGTATAAAGTGGATAAGAGTGGAGCTACCAGAAAGATTTCCATACGGCGATGAAGCCTTTATACCACCACTGCCTGAAGAAGAGGCGAGAAAGGTGGAAATATACAGAGGTCCAAACATAAAGCCTCTACCTGAGTTTGACGAAATGCCAGAGCTCATAGAGGGAGAAGTAAGCCTTATAGTGGGAGACAACATAACCACAGACCACATAATGCCCGCAGGTGCAAAAATACTACCCCTTAGGTCTAACATCTACGCCATAAGCGAGTATGTTTACCACTACGTAGACCCAGAGTTCGTCTCAAGAGCCAAGAAGATAAGGGATGAGAAAGGAAAAGCCAACATAATAATAGGTGGTGAAAATTACGGTCAAGGCTCATCCAGAGAACATGCAGCACTTGCTCCCAGATTTCTTGGAGTGCGTGCGGTTATAGCAAAGTCTTTTGCAAGGATACACCATGCAAATCTTGTAAACTTTGGCATAGTGCCCTTGGAATTTGTAAACAAAGAGGACTACAGCAAGTTCTCTCTGGGTGATGAGATAGAAATACCAGAGCTCACTCAAAGACTACGGGCTGGACAGGAGGTGGTGGTTATAAACAAGACCACGGGAGAGCAGATAGTATGCAAATACAGCCTAACACCTAAGCAAGTTTCTGTGCTATTGGCAGGTGGACTGCTTAATTGGATAAAGAAAAAACAAAAGGTGGAAGTATGA